A region of Chitinophaga horti DNA encodes the following proteins:
- a CDS encoding EamA family transporter → MWWMYALLSALFAAMTAVFTKVGVVSINSNLATCIRTMVILILACTITLLRGEAKGLGALSKQGVYSLLVSGLATGLSWLFYFKAIQVGKLSQVAPVDKLSVALTLLFAIVFLGETLT, encoded by the coding sequence ATGTGGTGGATGTATGCTTTATTGTCGGCGCTGTTTGCTGCTATGACTGCCGTTTTTACGAAAGTCGGTGTAGTGAGTATCAATTCCAATCTCGCTACCTGCATCCGCACGATGGTAATACTTATTTTGGCCTGCACAATTACACTCCTGCGTGGAGAAGCAAAAGGACTAGGCGCCCTCTCGAAGCAGGGCGTTTATTCCCTCCTTGTTTCTGGTCTGGCCACCGGACTTTCATGGCTATTTTATTTTAAGGCGATACAGGTGGGTAAGTTATCACAGGTGGCCCCAGTAGACAAACTGAGCGTGGCACTAACGCTATTGTTCGCCATTGTTTTTCTGGGCGAAACACTAACTTAA